A window of the Mycobacteriales bacterium genome harbors these coding sequences:
- a CDS encoding alcohol dehydrogenase: AEHGVGAEIEVIGADEINAAYDRVENSDVRYRFVIDVSTIGA; this comes from the coding sequence CGCCGAGCACGGGGTCGGCGCGGAAATCGAGGTGATCGGCGCCGACGAGATCAACGCCGCCTACGACCGGGTCGAGAACAGCGACGTGCGGTACCGGTTCGTCATCGACGTGTCCACCATCGGCGCGTAG